One genomic region from Blattabacterium cuenoti encodes:
- the mutS gene encoding DNA mismatch repair protein MutS → MNKNDNSCCKKKEETPLIKQYNDIKTKYPDTILLFQVGDFYEIFGEDAVKCSKILNIVLTKRSNLHLAGFPYHSLNTYLPKLIRSGLRVAICDQLEEPKKGKNIVKRGVTELVTPGIAINENILQTKSNNFLASIHVGMNNLGLSFLDVSTGEFFITEDKKNNVLQYLKLFNPSEILFQRREKKFFDQLLKNKYYTFLMEDWIFDYRFAYEKLTSHFKTNSLKGFGIDDLKLGIVSSGVILSYLHNTQHFNIKHISNIRRIKKEEHMWIDHFTFQNLEIFHSLNKEGVSLIHVLDQTITPMGGRLLKNWILFPLINIFHIKKRHKIVQELYSNNSIRNFIKKKLKDIHDIERMISKMVIGKVSPREIYTLHKSLISITEIKKKILYQESQILVDFVNSFQDCNIVSEKIVNTIQENPPHQIEKGKGNVIIKGFSKELDEIRMLYFSQKEYLEKLCKIEQLNTGINNLKIGYNNIFGYFFEVKTSKKHKIPSHWIQKQTLANSVRYITEELKNYELKILNAEQKIFSLEKEIFNNLIDQILEKVKYLQKNAKAIAELDVLCSFSNLALENNYVKPKIDHSLKICIIKGRHPVIEKQFISKISYIPNDIILNKSDLQIMIITGPNMSGKSAILRQTAIIILMAHIGSFVPAEYAEIGLIDKIFSRVGASDNISLGESTFMVEMNETASILNNISKRSFLILDEIGRGTSTYDGISIAKSIVEFLHENNLRPLTLFATHYHELNEMSSFFKRIKNYHVYVKKIDDNIIFMRKLMVGGSENSFGIHVAKISGMPIKIVDRAKEILKTLKNEKDKK, encoded by the coding sequence ATGAATAAAAACGATAACTCTTGTTGTAAAAAAAAAGAAGAAACTCCATTAATTAAGCAATATAATGATATAAAAACTAAATATCCAGATACAATTTTATTATTTCAAGTTGGAGATTTTTATGAAATCTTTGGAGAAGATGCTGTTAAATGTTCTAAAATATTAAATATTGTTTTAACTAAGCGATCTAATCTTCATCTAGCAGGATTTCCTTATCATTCGTTAAATACTTATTTACCAAAATTAATACGTTCAGGATTACGTGTAGCGATTTGTGATCAGTTAGAAGAACCAAAAAAAGGAAAAAATATAGTAAAAAGAGGAGTAACTGAACTTGTAACTCCGGGAATAGCTATAAATGAAAATATTTTACAAACCAAATCAAACAATTTTTTAGCTTCTATTCATGTAGGGATGAATAACTTAGGATTAAGTTTTTTAGATGTTTCTACAGGAGAATTTTTTATAACCGAAGATAAAAAAAATAATGTATTACAATATTTAAAACTTTTTAATCCCAGCGAAATTCTTTTTCAAAGAAGAGAAAAGAAATTTTTTGACCAATTATTAAAAAATAAGTATTATACTTTTTTAATGGAAGATTGGATATTTGATTATAGATTCGCATATGAAAAATTGACATCACATTTTAAAACCAATTCTTTAAAAGGATTTGGAATTGATGATTTAAAATTAGGAATTGTTTCCTCTGGAGTGATATTATCTTATTTACACAATACACAACATTTCAATATCAAACACATTTCTAACATACGAAGGATAAAAAAAGAAGAACATATGTGGATTGATCACTTCACTTTTCAAAATTTAGAAATATTTCATTCTTTAAACAAAGAAGGAGTTTCTTTAATTCATGTTCTGGACCAGACAATCACTCCTATGGGAGGAAGATTATTGAAAAATTGGATCCTTTTTCCTTTAATAAATATATTTCATATAAAAAAACGTCATAAAATAGTCCAAGAATTATACTCCAATAATTCTATCCGTAATTTCATAAAAAAAAAACTTAAAGATATTCATGATATAGAAAGAATGATTTCTAAAATGGTTATCGGTAAAGTATCTCCTCGTGAAATATATACACTGCACAAATCTTTGATTTCTATTACTGAAATAAAAAAAAAAATTTTATATCAAGAATCCCAAATTCTTGTAGATTTTGTAAATTCTTTTCAAGATTGCAATATTGTATCTGAAAAAATTGTTAATACCATACAGGAAAATCCTCCACATCAAATTGAAAAAGGAAAAGGAAATGTAATCATCAAAGGATTTTCTAAAGAATTAGATGAAATTCGTATGCTATATTTTTCGCAAAAAGAATATTTGGAAAAACTTTGCAAAATAGAACAATTAAATACAGGAATCAATAATTTAAAAATTGGATACAATAATATTTTTGGGTATTTTTTTGAAGTAAAAACTTCAAAAAAACATAAGATTCCATCTCACTGGATTCAAAAACAAACGTTAGCTAATTCTGTTAGATATATAACCGAAGAATTAAAAAACTATGAATTGAAAATTTTGAATGCTGAACAAAAAATATTCTCTTTAGAAAAAGAAATATTCAATAATTTAATTGATCAAATTCTAGAAAAAGTAAAATATCTGCAAAAAAATGCAAAAGCAATTGCAGAATTAGATGTTTTATGCTCCTTTTCTAATCTAGCATTAGAAAACAATTATGTCAAACCAAAAATTGATCACTCTTTAAAAATATGCATTATAAAAGGAAGACATCCAGTTATTGAAAAACAGTTTATATCCAAAATATCTTACATTCCAAATGATATTATTTTAAATAAATCAGACCTACAAATTATGATCATAACAGGACCAAATATGTCCGGAAAATCTGCTATTTTACGTCAAACAGCTATTATCATACTAATGGCTCATATTGGAAGTTTTGTTCCAGCTGAGTATGCAGAAATAGGATTAATAGATAAAATATTTAGCAGAGTAGGAGCTTCAGATAATATTTCTTTGGGAGAATCCACTTTTATGGTAGAAATGAACGAAACAGCAAGTATACTCAATAATATTTCCAAAAGAAGCTTTCTTATTTTAGACGAAATAGGAAGAGGAACAAGCACTTATGATGGTATTTCAATAGCAAAATCTATTGTTGAATTTTTACATGAAAATAATTTACGACCTCTAACTTTATTTGCTACTCATTATCATGAATTAAATGAAATGAGTTCTTTTTTTAAAAGAATAAAAAATTATCATGTTTACGTGAAAAAAATTGATGATAATATTATTTTTATGCGAAAATTGATGGTTGGAGGAAGTGAGAATAGTTTTGGGATTCA